One region of Syntrophobacter fumaroxidans MPOB genomic DNA includes:
- the glnA gene encoding type I glutamate--ammonia ligase, producing MTPKEVLAYAKQNGAKMVDFKFMDFVGTWQHFTNPIDELGESDFENGYGFDGSSIRGWQPIHASDMLIIPDPTTAKMDPFMAVPTLTMICDVVDPVTKERYTRDPRYIAHKAEEYLKFTGIGDAAWFGPEAEFFIFDDIRFDDGCQFGYYHIDSVEGIWNSGRVENPNLGYKPRHKEGYFPVPPVDSQQDLRTEMVLKMMEVGIPVECQHHEVATAGQAEIDMKASTLVKMADNLQWYKYVVKNVARRFGKTVTFMPKPLYGDNGSGMHIHMSIWKEGKPMFAGDKYAGLSEMALFAAGGVLKHAAAICAITNPTTNSYKRLVPGYEAPVNLAYSSRNRSASVRIPMYSASPKLKRMEVRFPDPSCNGYLAFSALLMAALDGIENRIDPGEPLDRDIYSMTPEELADVPSTPGSLDAALNALESDHEFLLKGDVFTEDVIEKWIEYKRLNEVDPIRMRPHPHEFKLYFDV from the coding sequence ATGACCCCGAAAGAAGTTCTGGCGTATGCAAAACAGAACGGCGCCAAGATGGTGGATTTCAAATTCATGGATTTCGTAGGGACCTGGCAGCACTTCACGAACCCCATCGATGAGCTCGGCGAATCCGATTTCGAAAACGGCTACGGTTTCGACGGTTCGAGTATCCGCGGGTGGCAGCCGATCCACGCCAGCGACATGCTGATCATCCCGGATCCGACGACGGCGAAAATGGATCCCTTCATGGCCGTTCCCACCCTGACCATGATCTGCGACGTGGTGGACCCGGTGACCAAGGAGCGCTACACCAGGGATCCGCGCTACATCGCGCACAAGGCCGAGGAATACCTCAAGTTCACGGGGATCGGCGACGCCGCGTGGTTCGGCCCCGAAGCGGAATTCTTCATTTTCGACGACATACGCTTCGACGACGGCTGCCAGTTCGGCTACTACCACATCGATTCCGTGGAAGGGATCTGGAACAGCGGCCGCGTGGAAAACCCCAACCTCGGGTACAAGCCCCGTCACAAGGAAGGATACTTCCCGGTCCCTCCGGTGGATTCACAGCAGGACCTGCGGACCGAGATGGTTCTCAAGATGATGGAAGTGGGAATTCCCGTCGAATGCCAGCATCATGAAGTGGCCACCGCCGGGCAGGCCGAAATCGACATGAAGGCGTCCACCCTGGTGAAGATGGCCGACAACCTGCAGTGGTACAAGTACGTGGTCAAGAACGTGGCGCGCCGTTTCGGCAAGACCGTCACGTTCATGCCCAAGCCGCTCTACGGCGACAATGGTTCCGGGATGCACATCCACATGAGCATCTGGAAGGAAGGCAAACCCATGTTCGCGGGCGACAAGTACGCCGGGCTGAGCGAAATGGCCCTGTTCGCCGCCGGGGGCGTGCTCAAACATGCGGCCGCGATCTGCGCCATCACCAACCCCACGACCAATTCGTACAAACGGCTGGTGCCGGGGTACGAAGCGCCGGTGAACCTCGCCTACTCGAGCAGAAACCGCAGCGCCTCGGTGCGGATACCCATGTATTCGGCATCGCCCAAGCTCAAGCGCATGGAAGTCCGGTTCCCCGATCCGTCCTGCAACGGTTACCTGGCGTTCAGCGCCCTGCTGATGGCCGCCCTCGACGGCATCGAAAACCGCATCGATCCGGGCGAACCACTGGATCGCGACATCTACTCCATGACCCCGGAAGAACTGGCCGATGTGCCCTCGACGCCGGGTTCGCTCGACGCGGCGCTCAATGCCCTGGAAAGCGATCACGAATTCCTGCTCAAAGGCGACGTGTTCACCGAGGACGTCATCGAAAAGTGGATCGAATACAAACGGCTGAACGAAGTGGATCCGATCCGCATGAGACCGCATCCGCACGAGTTCAAACTCTACTTCGACGTCTAA
- a CDS encoding DUF6125 family protein → MSEDAKPKCIAELSQGQLVRWVIEGLRCTMIHYGYWFREVESRLGFERAAEAEATAGDRVLGIVMRRLGAAMGFEVDDRGYPAALTAMSREELLNLIDAVCANWLANDGVWFREVEKPFGMVSAKHANDMCWGRFSLYEAFRIKRFLELPKLPGLDGLKTALAFRMYSRINKQSIEDVDEHSFIFRMEECRVQMARKRKGLPDYPCKSAGMIEYPYFASAIDPGIETECIGCPPDRHPEGWFCAWKFMLKPRGR, encoded by the coding sequence ATGTCGGAGGACGCCAAACCGAAATGCATTGCGGAACTGTCTCAGGGCCAACTGGTGCGCTGGGTGATCGAGGGGCTTCGGTGCACCATGATCCACTACGGTTACTGGTTCAGGGAGGTTGAAAGCCGGCTCGGTTTCGAGCGGGCCGCCGAGGCGGAGGCCACGGCGGGGGACAGGGTGTTGGGGATTGTGATGAGAAGGCTGGGAGCCGCCATGGGCTTCGAAGTCGATGACAGGGGTTATCCTGCCGCCCTCACCGCCATGAGCAGGGAGGAGCTTCTGAACCTCATCGATGCGGTCTGCGCCAACTGGCTGGCAAACGACGGGGTCTGGTTCCGGGAGGTAGAAAAACCCTTCGGCATGGTCAGTGCGAAGCACGCCAACGACATGTGCTGGGGGCGGTTTTCGCTCTACGAGGCCTTCAGGATCAAGAGGTTCCTCGAGCTGCCCAAGCTGCCGGGACTGGACGGCCTCAAGACCGCCCTGGCGTTCCGGATGTACTCGAGGATCAACAAACAGAGCATCGAGGACGTGGACGAACACAGTTTCATCTTCCGCATGGAGGAATGCCGCGTGCAGATGGCCCGCAAGCGCAAGGGGCTTCCCGATTACCCCTGCAAGTCGGCAGGGATGATCGAGTATCCCTACTTCGCCTCGGCCATCGATCCCGGCATCGAAACGGAATGCATCGGCTGCCCGCCGGACAGGCATCCGGAGGGCTGGTTCTGTGCGTGGAAGTTTATGCTCAAACCCCGGGGTCGGTGA
- a CDS encoding cupin domain-containing protein — protein MKLRLPENIFQSIPDEIPEEVCEAIVRTDTIVIERIVSHGQASHEGFWYDQEKSEWVMVLQGRAGLLFEGWEEPVVLQTGDWINIPAHAKHRVEWTDPNEKTIWLAVYY, from the coding sequence ATGAAATTGCGACTGCCGGAGAACATCTTTCAATCGATCCCGGACGAGATCCCCGAGGAGGTTTGCGAGGCCATCGTCAGGACGGACACGATCGTGATCGAACGGATCGTATCGCACGGGCAGGCGAGCCATGAAGGATTCTGGTACGATCAGGAGAAGAGCGAGTGGGTGATGGTGTTGCAGGGGAGGGCAGGGCTGCTCTTCGAAGGCTGGGAGGAGCCGGTCGTCCTGCAAACCGGCGACTGGATCAATATCCCGGCCCACGCAAAGCACCGGGTCGAATGGACCGACCCGAACGAGAAGACGATCTGGCTGGCCGTCTACTACTGA
- a CDS encoding iron-sulfur cluster assembly scaffold protein gives MDDKTLDFWRNHSVRFLEMALTDHYREVPANPDGYARVVRECGDTVEMFLMVRDGKIRTASFETNGCIYSVACANTAVHMASGLTPEEARRITPDQIVEFLETLPPEEEHCAEQAVKALRLALADARDGERQPWKKYYQRR, from the coding sequence ATGGATGACAAGACATTGGACTTCTGGCGGAACCACTCCGTGCGATTCCTCGAAATGGCGCTTACGGATCACTATCGCGAAGTTCCGGCCAATCCCGACGGATACGCCAGAGTGGTCAGAGAGTGCGGAGACACGGTGGAGATGTTCCTGATGGTAAGAGACGGCAAAATCCGCACGGCCTCCTTCGAGACCAACGGCTGCATTTACTCGGTCGCCTGCGCCAACACCGCCGTTCACATGGCCTCCGGCTTGACTCCCGAGGAGGCCCGGCGCATCACTCCGGACCAGATCGTGGAGTTCTTGGAAACGCTTCCGCCCGAAGAAGAGCATTGCGCGGAACAGGCGGTGAAAGCGCTCCGCCTCGCCCTGGCCGATGCCCGCGACGGCGAACGGCAGCCCTGGAAGAAGTATTACCAGCGAAGGTAG
- a CDS encoding sensor histidine kinase, with protein MRSMEHAGKAAAFLFLGLLFLAVSHGSSASVPVKRILLLFPFESSVPGFISYDNSLRSTLTASKDYQFEFYVECMDLTRFTSKDYRDKLVGLYREKYSGIEIDLVVALLRPSLDFVAEHSPETFQNVPVIVVEQDPRLLGDLPSTSLAAVVTGKLDMEGTLALALRLHPDARKVFVVSGVSRYDELVHGLAREGFRGFENQVDLQYLSGLPMDELIDRVAKVPEHSLVFYLTVTRDGSGKTFRSPEALALLSRQANAPIYSISETYIDYGIVGGHLVSQSVLGVRTAQAVLRTLGGERPGDRESSEGGANRYIFDARELKRWGVGEENLPQGSILRHRDFSLWREYRWQIVGVFLIVFIQAFLISALFVSRGKQLRADRALRNAESKYRTVADYTYDWEDWSAPDGSLNYVSPSCKRITGYSPQEFIENPSLRHEIIIPEDRHIWDRHKAGIGPESESREIQFRILTRAGETRWIDHTCRSVTDQNGDFLGIRASNRDVTERRMAEARVQRHRDELSHISRVAALGELAGSLAHELNQPLAAILNYANAARRFLAAAEPNLSKVSEALQGIIRDEKRAAQVIREVRALIRKQEPHYRALSINKVIRKSVDLFRGDSILTGLSIVTELAPGLPAVRGDGVQLQQVLINLTLNAVAAMSGVLPDSPRLVFRTEAWEDQGVKVSIRDFGAGIDEDHKDRLFEPFYTTRPEGLGMGLAICRNIIDAHGGTMGAENNPDGGATFYFTLQAAAR; from the coding sequence ATGAGATCCATGGAGCATGCAGGGAAAGCCGCCGCATTTCTGTTTCTTGGACTCCTGTTTCTTGCGGTTTCTCACGGCTCATCGGCATCGGTGCCCGTTAAGAGGATCTTGCTTCTCTTCCCGTTTGAGAGCAGCGTGCCCGGGTTCATCAGTTACGACAACAGCCTTCGATCAACATTGACAGCCTCGAAGGATTACCAGTTCGAGTTCTACGTCGAATGCATGGATCTGACGAGGTTCACGAGTAAGGACTATCGCGATAAGCTCGTCGGACTGTACCGCGAGAAATACTCCGGCATCGAAATCGACCTCGTTGTTGCCTTGCTGCGACCATCTCTCGATTTCGTGGCGGAACACAGCCCCGAAACGTTTCAGAATGTCCCTGTCATTGTCGTCGAACAGGACCCCAGGCTCCTTGGTGACCTCCCATCGACATCCCTTGCCGCGGTGGTGACCGGCAAGCTGGATATGGAGGGGACGCTGGCTCTCGCGCTCCGCCTGCATCCTGACGCCCGCAAGGTTTTCGTTGTAAGCGGGGTCTCGCGATACGACGAATTGGTTCACGGATTGGCCAGGGAAGGCTTTCGCGGTTTCGAAAACCAGGTTGATCTCCAGTACCTCTCCGGGCTCCCCATGGATGAGCTCATCGATCGAGTTGCGAAGGTTCCCGAGCACTCCCTGGTGTTTTACCTTACTGTCACCCGGGATGGCAGCGGAAAGACCTTTAGGTCCCCCGAGGCTCTTGCCCTCTTGTCCAGGCAGGCGAACGCACCCATTTATAGTATATCCGAAACATACATCGATTACGGGATTGTAGGCGGCCATCTTGTCAGTCAATCCGTCCTGGGAGTCAGGACGGCCCAGGCAGTGCTTCGGACCCTCGGCGGGGAAAGGCCCGGCGACAGGGAGTCTTCCGAGGGAGGTGCGAATCGGTATATTTTTGACGCGCGCGAGCTCAAGCGGTGGGGGGTCGGGGAGGAAAACCTCCCTCAAGGCAGCATTCTGCGCCACAGGGATTTTTCCCTTTGGAGAGAATACCGGTGGCAGATCGTCGGGGTTTTTTTGATTGTCTTCATCCAGGCGTTCCTCATATCCGCCCTCTTCGTAAGTCGTGGGAAGCAGCTCCGGGCTGATCGCGCTCTTCGAAACGCGGAATCGAAGTATCGGACAGTTGCCGACTACACCTATGATTGGGAGGACTGGTCGGCCCCGGATGGGAGCTTGAATTATGTATCCCCCTCCTGCAAGCGCATTACGGGATACAGCCCGCAGGAATTTATCGAAAACCCATCTCTTCGCCATGAGATCATCATCCCGGAAGATCGCCACATCTGGGATCGACACAAAGCGGGCATTGGACCCGAATCGGAGTCGCGGGAAATTCAGTTCCGCATACTCACCCGCGCCGGCGAAACCCGCTGGATAGACCACACTTGCCGGTCGGTAACCGATCAGAATGGTGACTTCCTGGGTATCCGGGCAAGCAACAGGGATGTGACGGAAAGGAGGATGGCCGAAGCCAGGGTTCAGCGACACCGGGACGAGCTTTCCCATATTTCGCGGGTGGCCGCCCTCGGGGAGCTCGCCGGTTCTCTTGCTCACGAGCTCAATCAGCCCCTGGCGGCGATACTCAACTACGCCAACGCCGCACGGCGATTTCTTGCCGCTGCCGAACCCAATTTGAGCAAAGTCAGCGAAGCCCTTCAAGGCATCATCCGGGATGAAAAAAGGGCGGCCCAGGTGATCCGCGAAGTCCGGGCCTTGATTAGAAAGCAGGAACCCCACTACCGTGCACTGAGCATAAACAAAGTCATCCGGAAATCCGTCGATCTCTTTCGAGGCGATTCGATCCTGACGGGGTTGTCTATCGTGACCGAGCTCGCGCCGGGGCTGCCCGCGGTTCGGGGCGACGGGGTTCAACTGCAGCAGGTACTCATAAACCTCACCTTGAATGCTGTTGCCGCCATGAGCGGTGTTCTGCCGGATTCCCCCCGGCTGGTCTTCAGGACCGAGGCCTGGGAAGATCAGGGCGTGAAAGTCTCAATCAGAGATTTTGGCGCGGGCATTGACGAGGATCATAAGGATCGGCTTTTTGAGCCGTTTTACACGACCAGACCCGAAGGGTTGGGAATGGGGCTCGCCATCTGCCGAAACATTATCGATGCTCATGGGGGCACGATGGGGGCCGAGAATAATCCTGACGGAGGAGCAACTTTCTATTTTACTCTACAGGCTGCCGCAAGATGA
- a CDS encoding response regulator transcription factor, producing the protein MNPTTIFIVDDDASHRDSLQFLLESAGLEVRSFSSARDFLDGADPETPGCLLLDVLMPGMSGLDLQNELLNAKISLPIIFITGHGTIPMSVRAVKSGAVDFLQKPCDEQDLLRAIHRAIEQDRRTRREKEKLREIHKLIDSLSPREHEVFTHLVSGMLNKQVAYRLGTTERTIKAHRRRIMEKMKADSMADLVRYAEKLGLGKPQD; encoded by the coding sequence ATGAACCCCACAACCATATTTATCGTTGACGATGACGCTTCACACCGCGATTCCCTGCAGTTTCTGCTGGAGTCTGCGGGGCTGGAGGTCAGGAGTTTTTCCTCGGCCCGTGATTTTCTCGACGGCGCCGACCCTGAAACCCCTGGCTGTCTCCTGCTCGACGTGCTCATGCCCGGAATGAGCGGTTTGGATCTCCAGAATGAATTGCTCAATGCGAAAATCTCTCTCCCGATCATCTTCATCACCGGACACGGTACGATCCCCATGAGCGTTCGTGCCGTCAAATCAGGTGCAGTGGACTTTCTCCAGAAACCTTGCGATGAGCAGGACCTCTTGAGAGCGATTCACCGGGCGATTGAGCAGGACCGGCGGACAAGGCGTGAAAAAGAGAAATTGCGAGAAATACACAAGTTGATCGATTCATTGAGTCCTCGTGAACACGAAGTATTCACCCACCTCGTTTCCGGCATGTTGAATAAACAGGTAGCTTACAGACTCGGAACCACCGAGCGGACCATAAAGGCCCACCGCAGGCGGATCATGGAAAAAATGAAAGCGGATTCCATGGCCGACCTGGTCCGCTATGCCGAGAAGCTGGGCCTCGGAAAACCACAGGACTAG
- a CDS encoding response regulator transcription factor has product MTWKQCTVFVADDDKSVLESLALLLESAGYQSRGFGSAEELLASGSVQNACCLILDIKLPGMSGLQLLQVLAASHTPIPVVFITGHDCPGIEAQALGLGAVAYLRKPFDEQMLLDAIHPYCVN; this is encoded by the coding sequence ATGACCTGGAAACAATGCACTGTCTTTGTCGCAGATGACGACAAGTCCGTCCTCGAGTCTCTGGCGCTCCTGCTCGAATCGGCAGGATATCAAAGCAGGGGGTTCGGCTCCGCGGAGGAGTTGCTTGCATCCGGCTCGGTGCAAAACGCCTGCTGCCTCATTCTGGACATCAAACTGCCCGGAATGAGCGGGCTTCAGTTGTTGCAGGTCCTCGCCGCGTCACACACCCCGATTCCGGTGGTCTTCATAACCGGCCACGACTGTCCCGGGATTGAAGCGCAGGCCCTGGGGCTTGGAGCTGTCGCCTATCTCCGGAAGCCGTTCGACGAGCAGATGCTTCTCGATGCGATTCACCCGTACTGCGTGAATTGA
- a CDS encoding tetratricopeptide repeat protein, with the protein MRPDTFMKVFASMVLSIMLGGCVQSMRSPALKHAEASGTTETAPVVKKNPAEVAASPSGYPFDSAEARRKVNQYETELQRNGGRRDIALVELARLCFTLGELGEKSESELHFNKGRYYAECLSKEQPARVEGHYWLAMNLAGLARAGGAGRSLRLLSVIVDELKVALGIDETYDKGGPHRVLGRIRCKAPVWPLSEGNMDQSLEHLRAAVVIAPENSTNHLFLAETLYQLGKTEEAVQELERVVSSSCRAAYSAGARDDCQEALALLKKCREEQNCEPAGKSVNVASPGKAR; encoded by the coding sequence ATGAGACCCGACACTTTTATGAAAGTCTTTGCATCTATGGTGTTGTCCATAATGCTCGGTGGCTGCGTTCAGAGCATGCGGAGTCCTGCACTGAAGCATGCCGAAGCCTCCGGCACCACTGAAACCGCTCCGGTTGTGAAGAAGAATCCGGCAGAAGTCGCCGCGTCGCCTTCCGGATACCCGTTCGACTCGGCCGAAGCCAGGCGGAAGGTGAATCAGTACGAGACTGAGCTGCAACGGAACGGAGGACGGAGAGACATCGCACTGGTTGAACTGGCGAGGCTTTGTTTCACGTTGGGGGAACTCGGCGAGAAGAGCGAAAGCGAACTGCACTTCAACAAGGGTCGGTATTATGCGGAGTGTCTCAGCAAGGAGCAGCCGGCACGAGTTGAAGGCCATTACTGGCTGGCGATGAACCTTGCCGGGCTGGCCCGAGCAGGTGGAGCCGGCCGGTCGCTTCGTTTGCTGTCGGTTATCGTCGACGAGCTCAAGGTCGCATTAGGCATCGATGAGACCTACGACAAAGGCGGCCCGCATCGTGTTTTGGGGCGCATCCGTTGCAAGGCGCCAGTCTGGCCGTTGTCGGAAGGCAACATGGACCAGTCGCTCGAACATCTCCGAGCCGCGGTGGTAATCGCTCCGGAAAACAGCACCAACCATCTTTTCCTGGCCGAGACCCTTTATCAGCTGGGAAAAACCGAGGAAGCCGTCCAGGAATTGGAGCGGGTGGTTTCATCCTCCTGCCGGGCCGCCTATTCTGCGGGTGCCCGGGATGATTGCCAGGAGGCGTTGGCCTTGCTCAAGAAGTGCCGGGAGGAGCAAAACTGCGAGCCGGCTGGAAAATCCGTGAATGTAGCCTCTCCGGGGAAAGCACGGTGA
- a CDS encoding DUF2092 domain-containing protein gives MILRKLLIAVICLLSACLVAAPGSAAQGQAAVPSGSQADGMAILMRTANFLAQAGQFSFRLSAGYDVLQETGQKIEFGEVRQVTLVRPDRMRVDTERSDGEKAQAIFNGQEIIVYSPGDKVYATAGKPGDLDSALRYLVNDLQLRLPLSLMYVRDFPAELERRMLSVDVVEKVAAMDVPCIHLAGRTDTVDFQFWIPTEGDPLPRRVVMTYKLAEGQPQFWANFTEWNLSPNPPQGFFSFTPPEGVQRIAFLAELEVAKPDVKKVKKGGKK, from the coding sequence ATGATATTACGAAAACTTCTCATTGCTGTAATCTGTTTGTTGAGTGCATGTCTGGTCGCAGCCCCCGGATCCGCTGCGCAAGGCCAGGCCGCGGTCCCCTCCGGTTCCCAGGCCGACGGCATGGCCATCCTCATGCGCACGGCAAATTTTCTCGCACAGGCCGGACAGTTCAGTTTCCGACTTAGCGCAGGGTACGATGTGCTCCAGGAAACGGGTCAGAAGATCGAATTCGGCGAGGTCCGCCAGGTTACCCTGGTTCGGCCCGACCGAATGCGAGTGGACACCGAGCGCAGCGACGGGGAAAAAGCGCAGGCGATTTTCAACGGGCAGGAGATCATCGTCTACAGCCCCGGGGACAAGGTGTACGCCACCGCCGGCAAACCCGGCGACCTGGACAGCGCGCTCCGTTACCTTGTCAATGATCTTCAGCTCCGTCTGCCCCTGTCCCTGATGTACGTACGCGACTTCCCCGCGGAACTGGAACGCCGGATGCTTTCCGTCGATGTGGTCGAAAAGGTTGCCGCCATGGACGTCCCGTGCATCCACCTGGCGGGTCGCACCGACACCGTGGATTTTCAGTTCTGGATTCCCACTGAGGGTGACCCGCTGCCGCGTCGCGTCGTCATGACGTACAAGCTTGCGGAGGGGCAGCCACAGTTCTGGGCGAATTTCACCGAATGGAATCTCTCCCCGAATCCACCCCAGGGATTCTTCTCTTTCACCCCTCCGGAAGGGGTTCAGCGAATTGCGTTCCTGGCCGAGCTGGAGGTGGCAAAGCCCGATGTGAAGAAGGTGAAAAAGGGAGGCAAAAAATGA
- a CDS encoding anaerobic C4-dicarboxylate transporter, giving the protein MWIVELLVVLFFIWLGARLGSIGIGYAGGFGVLVLSLGFGLKPGDIPFDVILIIMGVIAAIAAMQEAGGLEYLVQVAARVLKKNPKYITFLAPAVTYFMTLFAGTGHTAFLALPVIAEVAKKEGIRPSRPLAIGTVASQIAITASPISAAVVFVASALEPVGVDYVKLLLITIPSTFIACMLGAIITNFMGKELKDDPVYQDRLAKGLVKDPSESVEEKVLPPGAKLSVLIFGLAIVCVVFYATAISPTVGLIKKPILARDHAIISFMLAAASLIALLCKVKTNNIVNAATFKSGMSACICVLGVAWLGTTFVSAHLKEINILAGDLLASKPWMLAVVLFFAAMLLYSQAATAKALMPVALALGVSPVAAVAAFPSVSALFVLPTYPTLLAAVEFDDTGSTRIGKYVFDHPFLIPGVLTITFAIVLGYVFGRLIL; this is encoded by the coding sequence ATGTGGATCGTTGAGCTGCTGGTTGTTCTTTTTTTCATCTGGCTCGGAGCGAGGCTCGGCAGCATCGGGATAGGATATGCCGGTGGTTTCGGAGTCCTTGTTCTGAGTCTTGGGTTCGGTTTGAAACCGGGCGACATTCCGTTCGACGTCATCCTTATCATCATGGGGGTGATAGCGGCCATCGCAGCAATGCAGGAGGCGGGGGGCCTGGAATACCTGGTGCAGGTCGCCGCAAGAGTCCTCAAGAAAAATCCTAAATATATTACGTTCCTGGCGCCGGCCGTGACCTATTTCATGACCCTGTTTGCCGGCACCGGCCATACCGCCTTTCTGGCCCTGCCCGTTATTGCGGAGGTTGCCAAAAAGGAGGGGATACGCCCCTCGCGGCCGTTGGCCATCGGAACGGTTGCATCGCAGATCGCCATCACAGCCTCCCCCATATCCGCGGCGGTTGTCTTCGTTGCATCCGCGCTGGAACCGGTCGGGGTCGATTATGTCAAGCTCCTGCTCATCACCATCCCCAGCACCTTCATCGCGTGCATGCTTGGGGCAATCATCACCAATTTCATGGGAAAGGAACTCAAGGATGATCCCGTATATCAGGACCGCCTCGCCAAAGGGCTCGTCAAGGATCCCTCCGAATCCGTCGAAGAAAAGGTTCTTCCCCCCGGGGCGAAACTTTCAGTCCTCATTTTCGGTCTCGCCATCGTCTGCGTGGTCTTTTACGCCACGGCCATCAGCCCGACCGTGGGCCTGATCAAGAAGCCCATTCTGGCCCGGGACCATGCCATCATCTCGTTCATGCTTGCCGCCGCCTCGCTCATTGCCTTGCTGTGCAAGGTCAAGACGAACAACATCGTGAACGCGGCCACGTTCAAATCCGGCATGAGTGCCTGCATTTGCGTCCTGGGCGTCGCCTGGCTCGGGACCACGTTCGTCTCGGCGCACCTCAAGGAAATCAACATCCTCGCGGGAGACCTTCTGGCATCCAAGCCGTGGATGCTTGCCGTCGTCCTGTTCTTTGCGGCCATGCTCCTTTATTCTCAGGCGGCCACCGCCAAAGCCCTGATGCCCGTTGCCCTGGCGCTCGGAGTGAGTCCGGTGGCGGCCGTGGCGGCGTTTCCTTCCGTGAGCGCTCTTTTTGTCCTCCCCACCTACCCCACGCTGCTGGCGGCGGTCGAATTCGACGATACCGGTTCGACCCGGATCGGGAAATACGTCTTCGATCACCCGTTCCTGATCCCCGGCGTGCTGACCATCACCTTTGCGATTGTTCTCGGTTATGTCTTCGGGCGCCTCATTCTCTGA
- a CDS encoding aspartate ammonia-lyase → MGYRIEKDFLGEKQIPDDVYYGVQTLRGKENFLITNMPVSKEPNFVKAFGYVKKAAAMANRDLGVLDPKIAEAIISACDRIIAGEMLDQFVTDFIQGGAGTSVNMNANEVIANLALESLGHKKGEYQYVNPNDHVNFGQSTNDVYPTAFHLGLILRLESYMESLGRLRDAFFAKAKEFENVLKMGRTHLQDAVPMSLGQEFHGWGTTVGEEVHRIAEVRQMLQGVNLGATAIGTTVTAAPGYPELAVKYLSELTGIEFTLAEDLIEATSDTGDYVLLSGVIKHTSVKLTKICNDIRMLASGPRCGFGEINLPQLQPGSSIMPGKVNPVIPEVVNQTGFLVIGLDLTVSLAASAGQLQLNVMEPVITFALFASIMTMQRAVESLRVNCIEGITANADRTRDMVLNSLGIVTVLKPSLGYKQCAEIAREGFLTEKSLHEIVVNERKLLTQEKWDEVFSFDNLISPKFEQ, encoded by the coding sequence ATGGGATACAGGATAGAAAAGGATTTCCTGGGTGAGAAACAGATTCCGGACGACGTGTATTATGGCGTCCAGACGCTGCGGGGCAAGGAGAACTTCCTCATCACCAACATGCCGGTGTCCAAGGAGCCGAACTTCGTCAAGGCGTTCGGCTACGTGAAGAAGGCCGCCGCCATGGCGAACCGCGACCTCGGCGTGCTCGACCCCAAGATTGCCGAAGCGATCATTAGCGCGTGCGACCGAATCATCGCGGGCGAGATGCTCGACCAGTTCGTGACCGACTTCATCCAGGGCGGTGCGGGCACCTCGGTCAACATGAACGCCAACGAGGTGATTGCGAACCTCGCGCTGGAGAGCCTCGGGCATAAAAAGGGCGAGTACCAGTACGTCAATCCCAACGATCATGTGAACTTCGGGCAGTCAACGAACGACGTATATCCGACAGCCTTCCACCTCGGATTGATCCTGCGGCTGGAAAGCTACATGGAGTCGCTGGGCCGGCTCCGGGACGCTTTTTTCGCCAAGGCCAAGGAGTTCGAAAATGTTCTCAAGATGGGGCGAACCCACCTCCAGGACGCGGTCCCCATGTCACTTGGCCAGGAGTTCCACGGCTGGGGCACGACGGTCGGCGAGGAGGTGCATCGGATCGCCGAGGTCCGGCAGATGCTGCAAGGCGTCAACCTCGGCGCGACCGCGATCGGCACGACCGTTACTGCGGCACCCGGTTACCCCGAACTCGCGGTGAAATACCTCTCCGAGCTAACCGGCATAGAATTCACCCTGGCAGAAGATCTTATCGAGGCGACATCGGATACGGGCGACTACGTGCTGCTCTCCGGCGTGATCAAGCACACCTCGGTCAAGCTCACCAAGATCTGCAACGACATTCGCATGCTCGCCTCGGGCCCGCGCTGCGGATTCGGCGAAATCAACCTCCCACAGCTGCAGCCCGGTTCGTCGATCATGCCGGGCAAGGTCAACCCGGTCATCCCGGAGGTGGTGAACCAGACGGGGTTCCTGGTGATCGGACTCGATCTCACGGTTTCGCTGGCGGCCTCCGCGGGACAACTGCAGCTCAATGTGATGGAGCCCGTGATCACCTTCGCTCTCTTCGCCTCGATCATGACGATGCAGCGCGCGGTCGAAAGCCTTCGGGTAAACTGCATCGAGGGCATCACGGCCAATGCGGACCGGACGCGCGACATGGTGCTCAACTCGCTTGGCATCGTGACCGTGCTGAAACCCTCTCTCGGCTACAAGCAATGCGCGGAGATCGCACGTGAGGGCTTCCTGACCGAGAAATCGCTGCACGAGATCGTAGTCAATGAGCGCAAGCTGCTGACGCAGGAAAAATGGGACGAGGTCTTTTCATTCGATAATCTCATCAGCCCGAAGTTCGAACAGTAG